In Rhizobium sp. CIAT894, the following are encoded in one genomic region:
- a CDS encoding sugar ABC transporter permease — translation MSTVEGDLLHTVEAGSISASRRFWGRTALWLSALWFITSFVLQGVHELGWSDWGFANWRPVLYAYFLWAAVLCVTRVVIHGEAGKKALFVLPAALFVVSMVVFPLLFALWIGFSDWNLASSAGRRFNGLDNVRRMITDPFYANALINMILYCLAIAVEYAIAFGLALLLNQEIVARKFWRVTFLVPLMLSPVAVSWMVGKSMLETRFGPVARFARWLGWENPSFFGDPLTARLSIMIMDAWTFIPFMMIMLLAGLQALSREVLEAAEVDGATKWQRFWQVIFPLMLPVSVTAVMIRIIFKLKLADIIITVTSGGPGGATDSVTSFIYREYRDRSNVGYGTLLALVYLVIIVVGMTGLMKASDRVVKRMTGRL, via the coding sequence ATGTCGACAGTCGAAGGCGACCTGCTCCACACGGTCGAAGCCGGCTCCATTTCGGCGAGCCGACGTTTCTGGGGCCGCACGGCCCTGTGGCTGAGCGCCCTGTGGTTCATAACATCGTTCGTCCTGCAGGGTGTCCATGAACTGGGCTGGAGCGATTGGGGCTTCGCCAACTGGCGCCCGGTGCTCTATGCCTATTTTCTCTGGGCCGCCGTTCTTTGCGTCACCCGTGTCGTCATTCATGGCGAGGCGGGCAAGAAGGCGCTTTTTGTTCTGCCGGCCGCACTTTTCGTCGTATCGATGGTGGTGTTCCCGCTGCTCTTTGCGCTGTGGATCGGTTTTTCCGATTGGAACCTCGCCTCTTCGGCAGGCAGGCGCTTCAATGGGCTCGACAATGTCAGGCGGATGATCACCGATCCGTTCTATGCCAATGCCCTCATCAACATGATCCTTTATTGCCTGGCGATTGCCGTCGAATACGCAATCGCCTTCGGCCTGGCGCTGCTCCTCAACCAGGAAATCGTCGCCCGCAAATTCTGGCGCGTGACCTTCCTGGTGCCCTTGATGCTGTCGCCGGTCGCGGTCAGCTGGATGGTCGGCAAGTCGATGCTGGAGACCCGTTTCGGCCCGGTCGCGCGCTTTGCCCGCTGGCTCGGCTGGGAAAATCCCTCCTTCTTCGGCGATCCGCTGACGGCGCGGCTTTCGATCATGATCATGGATGCCTGGACCTTCATTCCCTTCATGATGATCATGCTGCTCGCCGGACTGCAGGCTTTGTCCAGGGAGGTGCTGGAGGCGGCCGAAGTGGATGGCGCCACCAAATGGCAGCGCTTCTGGCAGGTCATTTTCCCGCTGATGCTGCCGGTGTCGGTGACGGCGGTGATGATCCGCATCATCTTCAAGCTCAAGCTCGCCGATATCATCATCACCGTGACGTCGGGAGGCCCCGGCGGGGCGACCGATTCCGTCACCAGTTTCATCTATCGAGAATATCGCGACCGTTCGAATGTCGGATATGGAACCCTGCTCGCGCTGGTCTATCTGGTCATCATCGTCGTCGGCATGACGGGGCTGATGAAGGCGTCCGACCGTGTCGTGAAGCGCATGACGGGAAGGCTCTGA
- a CDS encoding extracellular solute-binding protein, whose translation MKVEIYDALMRRQASRRDVLRGTASAAALLGVSSAIGGIPGMAFAADDVRAQILQIPGVGKGSPTDADWQKVGELCLGPTKSNVKQGEFAGVELTFMGLNNQNLHNFLFRGFLKPWEAYTGAKINWIDLAQADYNARLQQSIATGTVDFDILEMGAPFEGDTAGRGLLDEMPDWAAKQIEADDLVSYLKPPVGTWGGKTYRVTIDGDCHTFAYRKDYFGEGSISGMAEPPKTWQEVNAVSKALIGKTDPLTSQPAYGYLDPLKGWGGFGFYFIENRATAYAKYPGDPAWLFDPENMKPLVNNPAWVQAIQDVLDLIAAKAYPADQINADPGTTAFSQFLAGTGAMLMWWGDVGSSARTSDTSVVGDVVGFGINRGSNRVYNRKTGQWEDKYNEAPNMAYLGWGIYVTKQVSGDEKKRKAAWSAAAHLGGKDLSLWTSAYPSGFQPYRQSNFNYDEWEKAGYDRAYIEDYLGSNADSYNHPNAAIEPRIPGIFQYYSVAEDELAKGFAGQYKSAQETADAIAAAWEKITDQIGRDSQLKLYRASLGL comes from the coding sequence ATGAAAGTTGAAATTTACGATGCATTGATGCGCCGTCAGGCAAGCCGCCGTGACGTGTTGCGCGGAACGGCAAGTGCCGCGGCTCTGCTCGGCGTCTCGAGCGCGATCGGCGGGATTCCCGGCATGGCGTTCGCCGCTGATGACGTGCGCGCCCAGATCCTGCAAATCCCCGGCGTCGGTAAGGGATCGCCGACGGATGCGGACTGGCAGAAGGTCGGCGAACTCTGCCTCGGTCCGACCAAGAGCAATGTCAAACAGGGCGAATTCGCCGGCGTCGAGTTGACCTTCATGGGGCTCAACAACCAGAATCTGCACAACTTCCTGTTCCGCGGTTTCCTGAAGCCGTGGGAAGCCTATACCGGCGCCAAGATCAATTGGATCGATCTTGCCCAGGCCGATTACAACGCCCGCCTTCAGCAGTCGATCGCAACCGGCACTGTCGATTTCGACATCCTGGAAATGGGCGCCCCCTTCGAAGGCGACACCGCCGGGCGCGGCCTCCTGGATGAAATGCCCGACTGGGCTGCAAAGCAGATCGAGGCCGACGACCTGGTCAGCTACCTGAAGCCGCCGGTCGGCACCTGGGGCGGCAAGACTTACCGTGTCACGATCGACGGCGACTGCCACACCTTCGCCTATCGCAAGGATTACTTCGGCGAAGGCTCGATCAGCGGCATGGCCGAGCCGCCGAAGACCTGGCAGGAAGTCAACGCAGTGTCCAAGGCGCTGATCGGCAAGACCGATCCGCTGACCAGTCAGCCAGCCTACGGCTATCTCGATCCGCTCAAGGGCTGGGGCGGCTTCGGCTTCTATTTCATCGAGAACCGCGCGACCGCCTATGCCAAATATCCGGGCGACCCGGCCTGGCTGTTCGATCCTGAAAACATGAAGCCGCTGGTCAATAACCCCGCCTGGGTTCAGGCGATCCAGGACGTCCTGGATCTGATTGCCGCCAAGGCCTATCCCGCCGATCAGATCAATGCCGATCCCGGCACCACGGCCTTCTCGCAGTTCCTGGCAGGCACCGGCGCCATGCTGATGTGGTGGGGCGACGTCGGCTCCAGCGCCCGCACCTCGGACACCTCGGTCGTCGGCGACGTGGTCGGTTTCGGCATCAACCGCGGCTCCAACCGCGTTTACAACCGCAAGACCGGACAATGGGAAGACAAGTATAACGAAGCGCCCAATATGGCCTATCTCGGCTGGGGCATCTATGTCACCAAGCAGGTCTCCGGCGACGAGAAGAAGCGCAAGGCCGCCTGGTCCGCCGCTGCCCATCTCGGCGGCAAGGATCTGTCGCTGTGGACGTCGGCCTATCCCTCCGGCTTCCAGCCCTACCGCCAGTCCAACTTCAACTACGACGAATGGGAAAAGGCAGGTTACGACCGCGCCTATATCGAGGACTACCTGGGTTCGAACGCCGACAGCTATAACCATCCGAACGCCGCCATCGAACCGCGCATCCCCGGTATCTTCCAATATTATTCCGTCGCCGAGGACGAATTGGCGAAGGGTTTTGCCGGGCAGTATAAGTCGGCACAGGAGACTGCGGATGCGATTGCCGCCGCCTGGGAAAAGATCACCGACCAGATCGGCCGCGACAGCCAGCTGAAACTCTATCGGGCGAGCCTCGGGCTCTGA
- the ugpC gene encoding sn-glycerol-3-phosphate ABC transporter ATP-binding protein UgpC, with protein sequence MAEVNISGAQKAYGAVNVLHGVDIDIRDGEFVVLVGPSGCGKSTLLRMVAGLESITGGTISIGDKVVNNLPPKDRDIAMVFQSYALYPHKTVAENMVFALRLQKQPAELIKQRLQAAAETLDLLPYLDRYPRQLSGGQRQRVAMGRAIVRSPQVFLFDEPLSNLDAKLRVQMRKEIKELHQRLRTTTIYVTHDQVEAMTMADKIVVMQGGKVEQIGTPLKLYDRPNNTFVATFIGSPSMNLLKGRYKADGAIFVTETGDEIALGFIPEATDGQPVLLGIRPEHLSLAEHGLKATVSVTEPTGHETMVFLRYGPGELVAVFSERHEFEPGQVVTVAPRTDKLHIFDAGSGKSLRLD encoded by the coding sequence ATGGCTGAGGTCAATATTTCAGGGGCGCAGAAGGCTTACGGCGCCGTCAATGTCCTGCACGGCGTGGATATAGATATTCGCGACGGCGAGTTCGTTGTGCTCGTCGGCCCGTCCGGTTGCGGCAAATCCACTCTGTTGCGCATGGTCGCTGGGCTGGAAAGCATCACCGGCGGCACCATTTCGATCGGCGACAAGGTCGTCAACAACCTGCCGCCGAAAGACCGCGACATCGCCATGGTCTTCCAGAGCTATGCACTCTATCCGCACAAGACCGTTGCCGAAAACATGGTCTTTGCGCTGCGCCTGCAGAAACAGCCGGCCGAACTCATCAAACAGCGCCTGCAGGCAGCGGCCGAAACCCTCGACCTCCTGCCCTATCTCGACCGCTATCCGCGCCAGCTGTCGGGCGGCCAGCGGCAGCGCGTGGCGATGGGCCGAGCCATCGTCAGATCGCCGCAAGTCTTCCTGTTCGACGAACCCTTGTCGAACCTCGATGCCAAGCTGCGCGTGCAGATGCGCAAGGAAATCAAGGAACTCCATCAGCGGCTGAGAACCACCACCATCTACGTCACCCACGACCAGGTCGAAGCGATGACCATGGCCGACAAGATCGTGGTGATGCAGGGCGGCAAGGTCGAACAGATCGGCACGCCGCTGAAACTTTACGACCGTCCCAACAACACGTTTGTGGCAACCTTCATCGGCTCACCGTCGATGAACCTGCTGAAAGGCCGCTACAAGGCCGATGGCGCCATCTTTGTCACGGAGACCGGCGACGAGATCGCACTTGGTTTCATCCCGGAAGCAACCGACGGGCAGCCCGTCCTGCTCGGCATTCGGCCCGAACATCTGTCGCTGGCCGAACATGGCTTGAAGGCAACCGTCAGCGTCACCGAACCCACCGGCCATGAAACGATGGTGTTCCTGCGCTACGGGCCGGGCGAGCTTGTCGCCGTATTCTCGGAACGCCACGAGTTCGAGCCCGGACAAGTGGTCACTGTCGCTCCTCGCACCGACAAGCTCCATATATTCGATGCCGGCTCGGGCAAGTCGCTGCGGCTCGATTGA
- a CDS encoding mechanosensitive ion channel domain-containing protein, producing the protein MNIRQMTDFAEQWLTTFILNEWTFFQLAIIVAGYSFASLLASRTEPAMEAKARQIKGNPDLLRVIIAPMRRMMWLFLVGWLWLANVVLSKSAWPSQRWLVSTALTLAAAWFVISVLTKIIRNPTLSRAVAIVSWSYIALYAVGLDGPVLSALDELAINLGAVRLSLLLVLKALALAIALIWIAVLIGNMLSHWVQQSADLSPSIKVLISKFIKISLIIIAGAIALSATGVDLTALTIFSGAVGVGIGFGLQKVVSNFISGIIILIDKSIKPGDTITLGDTFGSIRDLRSRFVSVITRDGKEYLIPNEDFISQQVVNWSFSSDYVRIDVDFGTSYDSDPHQVVRIAIATASTVPRVANQYKPPVCWLTGFGASSLDFRLRFWISDPANGLTNVRGQVLMALWDAFKKAGVSIPFPHHEIIMKSPIEIKQPD; encoded by the coding sequence ATGAATATCAGGCAGATGACCGACTTCGCCGAGCAGTGGCTGACGACGTTCATTCTGAACGAATGGACGTTCTTTCAGCTTGCGATCATCGTCGCCGGCTACAGTTTTGCGTCCTTGCTTGCGTCACGCACGGAGCCTGCGATGGAGGCAAAGGCGCGCCAGATCAAGGGCAATCCAGACCTGCTTCGGGTCATCATTGCTCCTATGCGCCGGATGATGTGGCTTTTCCTTGTGGGGTGGTTGTGGCTCGCAAACGTCGTGTTGAGCAAGAGCGCGTGGCCCTCGCAACGCTGGCTTGTGTCCACGGCTCTGACGCTGGCAGCAGCATGGTTCGTCATCTCCGTCCTGACCAAAATCATCCGCAACCCTACCCTGTCACGCGCCGTCGCGATCGTCAGCTGGAGCTATATCGCTCTTTATGCGGTCGGTCTGGACGGCCCGGTTCTATCTGCTCTTGACGAGCTCGCGATTAATTTAGGTGCGGTGAGACTCTCACTTCTGCTTGTGCTCAAAGCCCTCGCGTTGGCGATCGCCTTGATCTGGATAGCCGTCCTCATTGGCAATATGCTTTCCCACTGGGTTCAGCAGTCGGCCGATTTGTCGCCTTCCATCAAGGTGTTGATCAGCAAATTCATCAAGATCAGCCTGATCATAATCGCGGGAGCCATCGCGTTGTCGGCGACCGGGGTCGACCTTACGGCGCTGACCATTTTCTCAGGCGCAGTCGGCGTCGGAATCGGCTTCGGCCTTCAAAAAGTGGTATCAAACTTCATATCCGGCATTATCATCTTGATCGACAAGTCAATCAAGCCGGGTGACACGATCACACTTGGCGACACGTTCGGGTCGATCCGTGACCTGCGCTCGCGGTTTGTTTCTGTCATCACCCGCGATGGCAAGGAGTACCTCATTCCGAACGAAGACTTTATATCGCAGCAGGTGGTCAACTGGTCGTTCTCGAGTGATTATGTACGAATAGACGTCGACTTCGGAACGTCCTATGACAGCGATCCCCATCAAGTCGTGAGGATCGCCATTGCGACGGCATCGACGGTACCCCGGGTCGCAAATCAGTATAAACCGCCCGTCTGCTGGCTGACCGGCTTTGGCGCGTCGTCGCTCGACTTTCGGCTTCGCTTCTGGATCTCGGATCCAGCGAACGGGCTGACAAATGTTCGTGGGCAAGTCCTGATGGCGCTGTGGGATGCCTTCAAGAAAGCTGGTGTCTCTATCCCGTTCCCGCATCATGAAATCATCATGAAAAGCCCTATCGAGATCAAACAACCGGACTGA
- a CDS encoding EAL domain-containing protein: MHVLAETAVATMRPTLSPERLRRLYKQRSESSRKCATRSGLWIAVAVYLAYAFTDYLFIGDVVQYTIAGRLAVGAGALCMLELLLYRKAKADTVDMAAAVSVLAAYLVWLLTAQMTTVREAFSYYMVFGAIFMMSVNLFFSFRFPLALAASVTNVLIFVGALYLFAPMLLLHKLILGAFCISCFIFTSYVNLQLNRERYKVFLNALEASLQQAAAEERGKALLHLSNTDSLTGLENRRAIDQRLRDHWQRWQDQRAPFAVLLIDVDYFKHYNDCYGHQEGDRCLVAVSQLLQSVASSYGSIIGRYGGEEFIVIAPMQNSERASALAEAMCAAVRALAWPHEHRRDGTTVITVSVGVSYTRDQTKQVDKVIHEADRALYAAKATGRNTVVVFDPDDPQSSDDSEDIAATLKIALEHGLVHLVYQPIRNVQTGKTDGVEALMRLRMLDGTAVPPDRFIPVAERTGSIVKLGRWAIRTVCRDLLATDLVEVASVNVSPIELKTPGFASYIAATLAEFDVAGARLAFEITEGVELEIDQDLVRCISDLRALGAQVWLDDFGTGFAGLSWLRLIDFDTVKIDRSFLHDSNTERGKRMLLDIISLLRNRGVKILVEGVETIEHQLLMQQYGINHIQGYYIGRPAPAARLETDNVLPFSMARNLDSKRLSRNGP, encoded by the coding sequence ATGCACGTGTTAGCCGAGACCGCAGTCGCCACAATGCGGCCAACGCTGTCGCCAGAACGGCTGCGTCGGCTTTATAAGCAGCGGAGCGAGAGCAGCCGAAAGTGCGCGACGCGCAGCGGCCTCTGGATCGCCGTCGCTGTTTACTTGGCCTATGCCTTCACGGACTATCTTTTTATTGGCGATGTCGTCCAATACACCATCGCCGGCCGGTTGGCGGTAGGCGCCGGCGCGCTGTGCATGCTGGAGCTCCTGCTCTATCGCAAGGCAAAAGCCGACACGGTCGACATGGCCGCGGCGGTATCCGTGCTGGCAGCCTATCTTGTCTGGCTTCTCACCGCCCAGATGACCACGGTCAGGGAAGCGTTCTCATACTATATGGTTTTTGGCGCGATCTTCATGATGAGCGTCAACCTGTTCTTCAGTTTCCGGTTTCCGCTTGCGCTTGCGGCCTCCGTCACCAACGTGCTCATCTTCGTCGGCGCTCTTTATCTGTTCGCGCCTATGTTGCTTCTGCACAAGCTGATCCTCGGCGCCTTCTGTATTTCCTGTTTTATTTTCACGTCTTACGTGAACCTTCAGCTCAACAGAGAGCGCTATAAGGTCTTCCTGAATGCCCTTGAAGCCAGTTTGCAGCAAGCGGCCGCCGAGGAAAGGGGCAAGGCGCTCTTGCACCTCTCGAACACGGACTCGTTGACGGGCCTGGAAAATCGCCGGGCAATCGATCAACGCCTGCGTGATCACTGGCAACGCTGGCAGGACCAGAGGGCGCCCTTTGCCGTCCTGCTCATCGATGTCGATTACTTCAAGCACTATAACGACTGCTATGGTCACCAGGAAGGTGATCGGTGCCTTGTGGCCGTATCCCAGCTTCTCCAGAGCGTGGCCTCGTCCTACGGATCGATCATCGGGCGATACGGCGGCGAGGAATTCATCGTCATCGCGCCCATGCAAAATTCGGAAAGAGCGTCCGCACTCGCAGAAGCAATGTGTGCCGCCGTCCGCGCGCTGGCCTGGCCGCACGAGCACCGGCGGGACGGGACCACTGTCATCACCGTCAGTGTCGGCGTCTCCTACACGCGAGACCAGACCAAGCAGGTCGACAAGGTCATTCATGAAGCCGATCGCGCACTTTATGCCGCCAAGGCAACGGGTCGCAACACCGTCGTGGTCTTCGATCCTGACGACCCGCAGAGCAGCGACGACAGCGAGGATATCGCCGCGACCCTGAAGATCGCGCTTGAACACGGCCTCGTCCACCTCGTCTATCAGCCGATCCGCAACGTCCAGACCGGCAAGACGGACGGTGTTGAAGCTTTGATGCGTTTAAGGATGCTGGACGGAACCGCGGTGCCGCCTGACAGATTTATCCCGGTTGCGGAAAGGACGGGTTCGATCGTTAAACTCGGCCGGTGGGCCATTCGCACTGTTTGCCGAGACCTGCTGGCAACCGACCTGGTGGAGGTTGCCAGCGTCAACGTTTCGCCGATCGAACTGAAGACGCCGGGTTTCGCCAGCTATATCGCAGCAACGCTGGCAGAATTCGACGTGGCGGGCGCCAGGCTTGCTTTCGAAATTACCGAAGGGGTCGAGCTGGAAATCGACCAGGACCTGGTTCGCTGCATCAGCGACCTGAGGGCGCTCGGCGCTCAAGTTTGGCTCGACGATTTCGGCACAGGCTTCGCCGGGCTCTCGTGGCTTCGCCTGATAGACTTCGACACCGTCAAGATCGATCGGTCCTTCCTCCATGACAGCAATACGGAGAGAGGCAAGAGGATGCTGCTCGACATCATCAGCCTGCTGCGCAATCGCGGCGTGAAGATCCTCGTTGAAGGCGTCGAGACGATCGAACATCAGTTGCTGATGCAGCAATATGGAATCAACCACATCCAGGGATATTACATCGGACGGCCCGCGCCGGCTGCTCGGCTTGAAACGGATAACGTGCTGCCGTTCAGCATGGCCAGGAACCTTGATTCGAAACGCCTGTCTCGGAATGGGCCGTAG